Sequence from the Bryobacteraceae bacterium genome:
TAGTTTTCGATCTCCTGCCGGAGAACGCGCGCGATTTCATCCGCTCTGACTTGAGCCATAGTAATTCGTGATTACCCCTAGTGCGCCGTGAGGCGCTCGCGGACGGCGGCGAGTTGCCCTCGCACCGAGCCGTCGTAGATAGTGGAGCCGATCCGGACGGAAGCACCGCCGATCAGGGCCGGATCCACGCTGAACTCGCACCGGACCTGCTTTCCTGTCTTACGGTGCAACTGGACTTCGATGAGCGTCCTGTCCGAAGCGGAGAGCTCCGTCGCGCTGGTGATCTCGGCCCGAAGCCGGCCCAGCCGCTGATCGAAGACCGATTCGAGATTCGCCGCGATCTCGGCCAGATTGGCCACGCGGCGGTGGTCGATAACCACGTAGAGAAAATTACGAACCAGCCGGTTCATCCCCATCGATTCGCCAAGCTTGGCGACTACGTTGCGTTTGCGCGCCGCCGGTACGGCTGGTGACAGAAGGACGTTGCGAAGGTCGGCGGATTCGTCGAGCAGCGATGCGAACGAACGGACCTGTTCGAGCGCCACCGCCGGTTCGA
This genomic interval carries:
- the atpH gene encoding ATP synthase F1 subunit delta, which translates into the protein MALAVANRYAGALADIALDAKSGLEPAVALEQVRSFASLLDESADLRNVLLSPAVPAARKRNVVAKLGESMGMNRLVRNFLYVVIDHRRVANLAEIAANLESVFDQRLGRLRAEITSATELSASDRTLIEVQLHRKTGKQVRCEFSVDPALIGGASVRIGSTIYDGSVRGQLAAVRERLTAH